A genomic stretch from uncultured Cohaesibacter sp. includes:
- a CDS encoding branched-chain amino acid ABC transporter ATP-binding protein/permease, whose translation MMLVTSGRQLFYSVFAILALALIASAIAWYMGPASQRILVVFFVSLIAVVAQGVYCGNSGIMSFGHLSFMAIGAYASSLLTVPAMMKAATLPKLPHWLASTETSLLPAILAALIVVALVAIVTGVVVGKLQGEAATIATLGLLIIVHGILIGWRDVTRGSGSFFGVPRETTLGVAMVGCVIALIIARLYRDSISGLKLRASRENAIAAAAVGVNIKRERLISWVISAVLMGLSGALMAHFLGAFSPKNFYFVDTFQLLAMLIVGGMTTVTGAISGAVVITIVTEILRHLESGFSLGFIEVPQVFGTTQIGIALLILFAMFRKADGLTGLKEWEERFIKPKRKVIAGASLQAAEPDGILTAKGMTMRFGGLVAVKNVDFKLMPGEIVGLIGPNGSGKTTLLNMLSGVLKPSEGTFKIADTLLDGVSSYKVAEHGIARTFQNIRLFNHLSVFQNVLVAALSTRGGKDAESRAQTALERMGMSKFAEMDAGTLSYGDQRRVEIARALACQPSLLFLDEPAAGMNREETDALMEMLRGLTRDLGIGILLVDHDLKLINQLCDRIAVLNEGTLIAAGTPAEIRKNPAVVEAYLGTSTDHNDDPEANQGA comes from the coding sequence ATGATGCTTGTCACCTCTGGTCGTCAGCTGTTTTATTCAGTTTTTGCCATACTCGCCCTCGCTTTGATCGCATCGGCAATTGCTTGGTATATGGGCCCGGCAAGCCAGCGGATTCTCGTTGTTTTCTTTGTTTCGCTTATCGCTGTGGTCGCGCAGGGTGTTTATTGTGGTAACAGTGGCATCATGTCGTTCGGGCATCTCTCCTTCATGGCGATAGGGGCCTATGCCTCGTCGCTTCTGACAGTTCCGGCCATGATGAAGGCAGCAACTCTGCCCAAGCTGCCCCACTGGTTGGCCTCCACAGAAACAAGCTTGCTGCCCGCCATTCTGGCAGCGCTCATCGTGGTGGCGCTGGTCGCGATCGTCACCGGTGTGGTGGTTGGCAAGCTTCAGGGGGAAGCGGCGACCATCGCAACGCTGGGGCTGCTGATCATCGTACATGGCATTCTGATTGGTTGGCGCGATGTGACGCGCGGCTCTGGCTCTTTCTTCGGCGTGCCCCGAGAAACCACCCTTGGTGTGGCAATGGTCGGATGCGTGATTGCGCTCATCATTGCAAGGCTTTACCGGGATTCTATCTCAGGTCTCAAATTGCGTGCCAGCCGCGAAAACGCCATTGCTGCGGCTGCTGTTGGCGTCAATATCAAGCGCGAACGGTTGATTTCGTGGGTCATTAGTGCAGTGCTGATGGGCCTGTCCGGTGCCTTGATGGCGCATTTTCTGGGGGCCTTCAGCCCCAAGAATTTCTATTTCGTCGATACGTTCCAGCTGCTGGCCATGTTGATCGTTGGTGGCATGACCACTGTAACGGGTGCCATCTCAGGGGCGGTGGTGATCACCATCGTCACTGAAATCCTGCGCCATCTGGAAAGTGGCTTCTCGCTCGGTTTCATCGAAGTGCCTCAGGTCTTCGGGACCACCCAGATTGGCATCGCGCTGCTCATTCTGTTTGCCATGTTCCGGAAGGCAGATGGCCTGACAGGGCTGAAAGAATGGGAAGAACGTTTCATCAAACCCAAGCGCAAGGTGATTGCTGGTGCATCTCTGCAAGCCGCCGAGCCCGATGGGATCCTGACAGCCAAAGGCATGACCATGCGCTTTGGCGGGCTCGTGGCGGTCAAGAATGTTGATTTCAAGCTGATGCCCGGCGAGATCGTGGGGTTGATCGGACCGAACGGCTCTGGCAAGACGACGCTGCTCAACATGCTCTCCGGGGTTCTGAAACCGAGCGAAGGCACTTTCAAGATCGCCGACACCCTGCTTGATGGTGTGTCCTCCTACAAGGTTGCCGAACATGGCATCGCGCGGACCTTCCAGAATATTCGCCTGTTCAACCATTTGAGTGTCTTTCAGAATGTGCTGGTCGCCGCCCTTTCTACCCGAGGGGGCAAGGACGCCGAAAGCCGCGCCCAGACAGCGCTCGAGCGCATGGGGATGAGCAAGTTTGCTGAAATGGATGCCGGAACCTTGTCTTATGGTGATCAGCGCCGGGTGGAAATTGCCCGAGCGCTCGCCTGCCAGCCAAGCCTTCTGTTTTTGGATGAACCAGCCGCTGGCATGAATCGCGAAGAGACCGATGCGCTGATGGAAATGCTGCGCGGCCTCACCAGAGATCTGGGCATCGGCATTCTGCTCGTTGACCATGACCTGAAACTCATCAACCAATTGTGCGATCGCATCGCTGTGCTCAATGAAGGCACCCTGATTGCGGCGGGCACACCTGCCGAAATTCGCAAAAATCCGGCTGTTGTCGAGGCCTATCTCGGCACCAGCACAGATCACAATGATGACCCTGAAGCCAATCAGGGCGCATGA
- a CDS encoding PhnD/SsuA/transferrin family substrate-binding protein: MQSNFPRPISFCALLIGLWCAITPATAETIKRIGVLDYLGAKHSLTHWAQTAASLNAAFPDVHFELEALDIDGLDAALSAGELDFVLTNPGNYAELEFRHHISRIATAEEDQPVASTLVTSRDFESMEDLVGKKLAVMTTEAFGGFQVIWAEMHKQDPTLPRRVELVQTGYPMQKVAEAVLNGKADAAVMRTCTLELLQQQNPTRYGALHAFALRHDMPTDCAISSPIYPNWPFAKTPKTDAAFAKAVAVKLLSIKEGNLWTVPLDYQSVHDVLRQLQIGPYARTGPISLSDFIEDYRDWLIILAGALIFWAIYSVRIESLVRKRTRDLKEANEKLRLEMVERKRAEEADRQHQRELEHVARLSILGEMASSIAHELNQPLAAISNYAQGCLLRIKADRFSREDMELASGEIAQQAQRAAEVVKRIRAFVRKKESRPVTITVPELVEDCAAVYAASANRAGVRVILDLAPGLPPLRVDPIQIQQVVLNLVQNAIDAMSAEATERREAILSVREKEEGGRGILLSVRDFGHGMDTEGLGHFAEAFYTTKTEGIGLGLALSRSIVEAHGGSMRAFTPSYGTGLEVAIWLPAGENA; this comes from the coding sequence ATGCAAAGCAATTTTCCCCGTCCCATTTCGTTCTGTGCGCTGCTAATCGGCCTTTGGTGCGCGATCACTCCAGCCACGGCCGAAACGATCAAGCGGATCGGCGTGCTGGACTATCTGGGGGCAAAGCATTCCCTCACCCATTGGGCGCAAACGGCGGCCAGTCTGAACGCTGCCTTTCCCGATGTGCATTTCGAGCTGGAAGCTCTGGACATCGACGGCCTTGATGCGGCCCTGTCAGCAGGCGAGCTGGATTTCGTTCTCACCAATCCGGGCAACTATGCCGAGTTGGAATTTCGCCATCATATCAGCCGCATAGCCACCGCTGAGGAAGACCAGCCGGTGGCGTCCACGCTGGTAACGAGCCGTGATTTTGAAAGCATGGAAGATCTGGTTGGCAAGAAGCTGGCTGTGATGACAACCGAAGCTTTTGGCGGCTTTCAGGTCATCTGGGCAGAAATGCACAAGCAGGACCCCACGCTCCCCCGCCGCGTCGAGCTGGTTCAAACGGGCTATCCCATGCAGAAGGTGGCCGAGGCGGTGCTGAACGGCAAGGCCGATGCTGCTGTGATGCGCACCTGTACACTGGAGCTTTTGCAACAACAGAACCCGACCCGCTATGGCGCATTGCATGCCTTTGCCTTGCGCCATGACATGCCAACAGACTGCGCGATTTCCAGTCCGATCTATCCCAACTGGCCCTTTGCCAAGACGCCCAAGACCGATGCCGCCTTCGCCAAGGCGGTCGCCGTAAAGCTCCTCAGCATAAAGGAAGGCAATCTCTGGACAGTGCCTCTCGACTATCAATCGGTCCATGACGTCTTGCGGCAATTGCAGATCGGGCCCTATGCCCGCACGGGACCGATTTCCCTTTCCGACTTCATTGAAGATTATCGTGACTGGTTGATCATTCTGGCGGGGGCCTTGATCTTCTGGGCCATCTATTCGGTGCGCATTGAGAGCCTTGTGCGCAAGCGCACGCGGGACCTCAAGGAAGCCAACGAAAAGCTGCGGCTTGAGATGGTGGAGCGCAAACGCGCCGAAGAGGCAGATCGGCAGCATCAACGCGAGCTGGAACATGTGGCCCGCCTCTCCATTCTGGGCGAGATGGCCTCTTCGATTGCCCACGAGCTGAACCAGCCACTGGCCGCCATTTCCAACTATGCGCAGGGCTGCCTGTTGCGCATAAAGGCCGACCGCTTCAGCCGCGAAGACATGGAGTTGGCCTCCGGCGAAATCGCCCAGCAAGCACAACGCGCAGCGGAAGTCGTAAAGCGCATACGGGCTTTCGTGCGCAAGAAGGAATCCAGACCCGTCACCATCACCGTGCCCGAACTTGTGGAAGATTGCGCTGCAGTCTATGCAGCATCGGCCAACCGCGCCGGAGTGCGCGTGATACTCGATCTGGCACCCGGCTTGCCCCCTCTCCGCGTTGACCCTATCCAGATCCAGCAGGTGGTGCTTAATTTGGTTCAGAATGCCATCGACGCGATGAGCGCGGAGGCAACGGAGCGCCGCGAAGCCATCCTCTCGGTGCGCGAGAAGGAAGAAGGGGGGCGTGGCATATTGCTCAGCGTGCGCGATTTTGGCCATGGCATGGATACAGAAGGTCTTGGCCATTTCGCAGAAGCCTTTTATACCACCAAGACCGAGGGAATCGGATTGGGGCTGGCGCTCAGCCGGTCGATTGTCGAAGCCCATGGCGGCTCTATGCGCGCCTTTACCCCATCGTACGGAACAGGACTTGAAGTGGCGATCTGGCTGCCTGCAGGAGAGAATGCATGA
- a CDS encoding gluconate 2-dehydrogenase subunit 3 family protein: MTDIPRRVSRRGFLMGSAASAAFATLMNPSFSYAQAELPPLEEYEPVFFNADEWRFVMAACDRLIPAEGDGPGALETRVPVFIDLQMKGSFGDASDWYMAGPHQPDANPLMGFQSPLTPAEIYRQAIPAFQDWCQTTHGDAFENLDAETKDSALTALQKGEVNLPPELRDFFSFLLQNTKEGYFADPKYGGNYQLKAWAYIGFPGARAAYTEWVTRHNQTYPLPAISISGERA; encoded by the coding sequence GTGACCGATATTCCAAGACGCGTTTCGCGTCGAGGGTTTCTCATGGGTTCCGCAGCCAGCGCGGCTTTTGCAACCCTGATGAACCCGTCTTTTTCCTATGCTCAGGCCGAGCTGCCTCCACTGGAAGAGTATGAACCCGTATTTTTCAATGCCGATGAATGGCGTTTTGTCATGGCCGCCTGCGACCGGTTGATCCCGGCAGAAGGAGACGGGCCGGGAGCGCTGGAGACCCGCGTTCCGGTTTTCATCGATTTGCAGATGAAAGGCAGCTTCGGAGACGCCTCAGACTGGTATATGGCAGGGCCGCACCAGCCCGATGCCAATCCGCTTATGGGCTTTCAGTCTCCGCTGACACCGGCTGAGATTTATCGTCAGGCCATTCCGGCATTTCAGGACTGGTGCCAGACGACACATGGCGATGCCTTTGAAAATCTGGACGCAGAGACCAAAGACAGTGCTCTGACAGCGCTGCAAAAAGGCGAAGTCAACCTTCCCCCCGAACTGCGTGATTTCTTCTCGTTCCTGTTGCAGAATACCAAGGAAGGCTATTTCGCCGATCCAAAATATGGCGGGAACTATCAGTTGAAGGCTTGGGCCTATATCGGTTTCCCGGGCGCTCGTGCAGCCTATACAGAATGGGTGACCCGACATAATCAGACCTATCCGCTGCCTGCAATTTCCATTTCCGGCGAAAGGGCTTGA
- a CDS encoding glutamine synthetase family protein yields MITNPLVFALTSDIAGKSRGKAFPLKEMQKRLKRGVGWTPTNVQITCFDAIADSPFGSLGDLLLIPDADANVELDFEDGGPVERFMLGDITDLDGKPWNCCTRSILKSALAGLNEAGGVELIAAFEHEFQFLAGEAPQGEPYGLNGFTRRRQFGETLMAALEQAGLHPDTFMKEYGPDQYEVTIGPSQNHRAADESLILREVTRMTAARCGEAVTFTPIQDPATVGNGVHIHMSFVTEAGEPATYDAAGVAGMSPVTGSFIAGVLKYLDSIVAFTAPSDISYLRLTPHRWSAAYNNLGFQDREASVRICPVTSTDPESIARQYNFEYRAADCAASPHLALAAILFAGTQGIKDQLPMPKVTEEDLSLLSESALTERGYVRLPETLDAALERLDANDTVRSWFPDQFVDVYLAHKKGELAYLEGKDTAERCAAYAAVY; encoded by the coding sequence GTGATCACCAATCCTCTTGTCTTTGCCCTGACCTCCGATATTGCGGGCAAATCCCGCGGCAAGGCCTTTCCTTTGAAGGAAATGCAAAAACGCCTCAAGCGCGGCGTCGGCTGGACGCCGACCAACGTGCAGATTACCTGTTTTGATGCCATCGCAGACAGCCCATTCGGCTCGCTTGGCGATCTCCTTCTCATTCCGGATGCGGATGCCAATGTGGAGCTAGATTTCGAGGATGGTGGCCCGGTTGAACGCTTCATGCTTGGCGACATCACCGACCTGGACGGAAAGCCTTGGAACTGCTGCACCCGCTCCATTCTCAAATCCGCGCTTGCCGGTCTAAACGAGGCCGGAGGGGTCGAACTGATTGCCGCTTTCGAGCATGAATTCCAGTTCCTTGCCGGTGAGGCGCCACAGGGCGAGCCCTATGGTCTCAATGGCTTCACGCGCCGCCGCCAGTTTGGCGAAACGCTGATGGCGGCGCTCGAACAGGCAGGCCTGCATCCGGATACCTTCATGAAGGAATATGGCCCGGATCAGTATGAAGTGACCATCGGTCCGAGCCAGAACCATCGTGCCGCCGATGAATCCCTCATTCTACGTGAAGTGACCCGCATGACGGCGGCCCGTTGTGGTGAGGCCGTCACCTTCACCCCCATTCAGGACCCGGCTACCGTTGGCAACGGCGTGCATATTCACATGAGCTTTGTAACCGAGGCTGGCGAACCTGCCACCTATGACGCGGCTGGCGTTGCAGGCATGTCGCCGGTCACGGGGTCCTTCATTGCCGGTGTGCTCAAATATCTCGACAGCATCGTGGCTTTCACCGCGCCTTCGGATATCTCCTATCTGCGCCTGACGCCCCACCGCTGGAGTGCGGCCTATAACAATCTGGGCTTTCAGGATCGTGAAGCCTCCGTGCGCATCTGCCCGGTTACTTCGACGGATCCCGAGAGCATTGCGCGGCAGTATAACTTCGAGTATCGCGCTGCCGATTGTGCAGCCTCTCCGCATCTGGCGCTAGCAGCCATTCTATTTGCCGGTACACAAGGCATCAAAGACCAGCTGCCCATGCCCAAGGTGACCGAGGAAGATCTCTCGCTGCTCAGCGAAAGTGCGCTTACCGAACGCGGCTATGTACGTCTGCCAGAAACGCTCGACGCAGCCCTTGAGCGCCTTGACGCCAACGACACAGTCCGAAGCTGGTTCCCCGATCAGTTTGTCGATGTCTATCTCGCTCACAAGAAAGGCGAACTGGCCTATCTGGAAGGCAAGGATACGGCAGAACGCTGCGCAGCCTATGCGGCGGTTTATTGA
- a CDS encoding response regulator has translation MSEDGIIHIVDDDRAVRDGLGFMLSSLGLTIETHSSASELLERLDGAVIGCILADVRMPGMTGLELLDELKRRACALPVIIITAHADVPMAVRAIQSGAKDFFEKPVNGMALVERINEALKEARASAEDEALKASIASRIESLTGREVDVARAIMDGKQNKQIAADLGISLKTVEIHRHNLMAKMEATTPADLVRQLVTANWDKI, from the coding sequence ATGAGTGAAGACGGGATCATTCACATCGTTGACGATGACCGAGCGGTGCGTGACGGACTCGGCTTCATGCTGTCTTCGCTTGGTCTCACCATCGAAACCCACAGCTCGGCATCTGAATTGCTCGAGCGGCTCGATGGTGCCGTCATCGGCTGCATTCTGGCTGATGTGCGCATGCCCGGCATGACGGGGTTGGAGCTGCTGGATGAATTGAAACGCCGCGCCTGTGCCCTGCCTGTCATCATCATCACCGCCCACGCGGATGTGCCCATGGCCGTGCGTGCCATCCAATCCGGCGCCAAGGATTTCTTTGAAAAGCCGGTCAATGGCATGGCACTGGTGGAACGCATCAACGAAGCTCTCAAGGAGGCGCGTGCCAGCGCCGAGGATGAGGCTCTTAAAGCCTCCATCGCCAGTCGGATCGAAAGCCTCACAGGCCGCGAGGTTGATGTCGCCCGCGCCATCATGGATGGCAAACAGAACAAACAGATTGCGGCTGATCTTGGCATCAGCCTCAAAACGGTAGAAATCCACCGCCACAACCTGATGGCCAAGATGGAAGCCACGACGCCCGCCGATCTGGTGCGGCAGCTTGTCACAGCCAATTGGGACAAGATTTAG
- a CDS encoding cytochrome c, protein MKTYLRILAGLVCLGVIVLLAIIFVPPQLTKPTEPLSADWKPAPGQGEYAMRMADCAACHTAEGGKPFAGGRAIDSPMGTIWSTNITPDKETGIGGWSLDDFRAALVDGIAPGGEHLYPAMPYENYRHLSETDIRAIYDYFMNDVPAVNNKVQETALAFPFNQRWGIRLWNWVALGSSGFKPETDAIASDEQLARGAYLVQGPGHCASCHSPRNMIMAEGGKTSQDASFLSGGVIGGWEAPDLRSADAAAQRWSAKDLKAYLTTGRNAHTAVAGEMALAVKDSLQYMTDEDADAMVAYLHHIIKGDRKPAPSVPDQSLSAPRQIDNATDATSLKLAKGIDLDEGEMLYMDNCAACHLTNGKGAAGVFPAMSDNSLVTSDQTTGLIQTILYGAEMPSTVKRPEKLKMPGFAERLSDKDVAALATFLRKGWGNDAGAVSADAVKAVRH, encoded by the coding sequence ATGAAAACTTACCTTCGTATTCTGGCGGGGCTGGTTTGCCTTGGTGTGATTGTGCTTCTGGCCATTATATTTGTGCCGCCGCAGCTGACCAAACCGACGGAGCCGCTTTCCGCTGACTGGAAACCGGCCCCCGGTCAGGGCGAATATGCCATGCGCATGGCCGACTGTGCCGCTTGCCACACAGCCGAGGGCGGCAAGCCCTTTGCCGGTGGCCGCGCCATTGATAGCCCGATGGGCACCATCTGGTCGACCAACATCACCCCTGACAAGGAAACAGGCATCGGCGGCTGGTCGCTGGATGACTTCCGCGCAGCGCTGGTGGATGGCATCGCTCCGGGCGGAGAACATCTCTACCCGGCCATGCCCTATGAGAATTATCGCCACCTCAGCGAAACCGACATTCGCGCCATATATGATTACTTCATGAATGACGTGCCTGCAGTGAACAACAAGGTGCAAGAAACGGCGCTTGCCTTCCCGTTCAACCAGCGTTGGGGCATTCGCCTGTGGAACTGGGTGGCGCTTGGTTCTTCCGGCTTCAAGCCTGAAACGGACGCCATCGCCTCTGATGAACAGCTGGCACGAGGGGCCTATCTGGTGCAGGGTCCGGGCCATTGCGCCTCTTGTCATAGCCCTCGCAACATGATCATGGCCGAGGGTGGCAAAACATCTCAGGATGCCAGCTTCCTTTCTGGTGGCGTTATCGGCGGTTGGGAAGCTCCAGACCTGCGCAGCGCTGATGCGGCCGCTCAGAGATGGTCGGCAAAAGACCTCAAGGCCTATCTGACCACCGGACGCAATGCCCACACGGCTGTTGCCGGTGAAATGGCCTTGGCTGTCAAGGATTCCCTGCAATATATGACCGACGAAGATGCTGATGCGATGGTTGCCTATCTGCATCACATCATCAAGGGCGACAGGAAACCGGCCCCGTCCGTCCCTGACCAGAGCCTTAGCGCGCCTCGCCAGATCGACAATGCCACGGACGCCACCTCGCTCAAGCTGGCCAAGGGTATCGACCTTGATGAAGGCGAAATGCTCTATATGGACAATTGCGCGGCTTGTCACCTGACGAACGGCAAAGGGGCGGCAGGTGTCTTCCCGGCTATGAGTGACAACTCGCTTGTCACCTCCGATCAGACCACCGGCCTCATCCAGACCATCCTCTATGGTGCGGAAATGCCCTCCACTGTAAAACGCCCCGAAAAGCTCAAGATGCCCGGTTTTGCCGAGCGCCTGAGCGATAAGGATGTTGCGGCTCTTGCAACCTTCCTGCGTAAAGGCTGGGGCAATGATGCCGGAGCGGTATCGGCGGATGCGGTCAAGGCCGTACGCCACTGA
- a CDS encoding GMC family oxidoreductase, with product MATRTDPKKDVVILGLGWTGSILGMELAREGLEILALERGEDRNTVPDFQYPGVVDELKYGIRYGFMQKPAKMTLTVRHNTEQTALPYRHLGSFLPGDGVGGAGIHWNGHTWRTQEVELRLKSYVEETFGADIIPEGMQIQDWGVTYEELEPHYDRLEYMMGISGKAGNINGEIQEGGNPFEPPRSREYPNPPLDNTYDAELFAEAARKFGYHPFPRPAANASRAYTNEYGMQLGPCNYCGFCERFGCLNYSKASPQTCILDALKQKPNFSYKTHSEVLKIEKAADGKTATGVTYFDEKTGEEVFQPADLVLVCTYSLNNVHLLLLSGIGQPYNPATGEGVVGRNYAYQMTGGTALFFKDKNFNPFIGTGSVGMSIDDFSISQIDFAKEGFIGGSYITGGHTGGRPIQQLSTPPGTPSWGQGWKEAAGEWYASKMSIGSHGSNMSYRDCYLDLDPTYTDRHGRPLMRMTFNWKDNDIKMTQFMKGKIEEVAKSMNPDKMASGYKHDGSEYDVRPYQSTHNVGGAVMGTDPKTSVLNRYLQSWDCHNVFVMGASAYPQNTQYNPTGPLGALAYWAADAIRNDYLKNPRPLM from the coding sequence ATGGCTACAAGAACCGATCCCAAAAAAGACGTCGTGATCCTTGGCCTCGGCTGGACCGGCTCCATTCTAGGCATGGAACTGGCACGGGAAGGGCTTGAAATTTTGGCGCTTGAACGCGGCGAAGATCGCAACACAGTGCCTGATTTCCAGTATCCGGGTGTGGTTGACGAACTGAAATATGGCATTCGTTACGGCTTCATGCAGAAGCCTGCCAAGATGACACTGACAGTGCGTCACAACACAGAGCAAACGGCCCTTCCCTATCGGCATCTGGGCTCTTTCCTGCCCGGTGATGGCGTCGGCGGTGCTGGCATCCACTGGAATGGTCATACATGGCGAACTCAGGAAGTCGAGCTGCGCCTGAAATCCTATGTCGAGGAAACCTTCGGGGCAGACATTATTCCTGAAGGCATGCAGATTCAGGATTGGGGTGTCACATATGAAGAGCTGGAGCCCCATTATGATCGCCTTGAATATATGATGGGCATCTCGGGCAAGGCTGGCAACATCAATGGTGAAATCCAGGAAGGCGGCAACCCGTTTGAACCGCCTCGCTCGCGGGAGTATCCAAACCCGCCACTCGACAACACCTATGATGCGGAACTCTTTGCCGAAGCGGCCCGCAAGTTCGGCTATCATCCCTTCCCACGTCCGGCGGCCAACGCCAGCCGCGCTTACACCAACGAATATGGCATGCAGCTCGGGCCTTGCAACTATTGTGGCTTCTGCGAACGCTTCGGGTGCCTGAACTATTCCAAGGCATCCCCTCAGACCTGTATTCTGGATGCGTTAAAGCAAAAACCCAATTTCAGCTACAAGACCCATTCCGAGGTTCTCAAGATCGAAAAGGCCGCCGATGGCAAGACCGCCACGGGCGTGACCTATTTCGACGAGAAGACCGGCGAAGAGGTGTTCCAGCCAGCCGATCTGGTGCTGGTATGCACCTATTCCCTCAACAATGTGCATCTGCTGCTGCTCTCCGGCATCGGTCAGCCCTATAATCCGGCAACCGGCGAAGGCGTTGTCGGGCGGAACTATGCCTACCAGATGACGGGCGGCACCGCATTGTTCTTCAAGGACAAGAATTTCAATCCTTTCATCGGCACCGGCTCTGTCGGCATGTCGATTGACGATTTCTCGATCAGTCAGATCGACTTCGCCAAGGAAGGCTTCATCGGCGGCAGCTACATCACCGGTGGACATACGGGCGGGCGTCCCATCCAGCAGCTTTCCACGCCTCCGGGCACGCCTTCATGGGGCCAAGGCTGGAAGGAAGCTGCGGGCGAATGGTATGCCAGCAAGATGTCTATCGGCTCGCATGGCTCCAACATGTCCTATCGGGATTGCTATCTTGATCTCGACCCGACCTATACCGACCGGCATGGTCGCCCATTGATGCGCATGACCTTCAACTGGAAGGACAATGACATCAAGATGACCCAGTTCATGAAGGGCAAGATCGAGGAAGTCGCAAAGTCCATGAACCCGGACAAGATGGCTTCAGGCTACAAGCATGATGGCTCGGAATATGACGTGCGTCCTTATCAGTCGACCCACAATGTGGGCGGCGCTGTTATGGGCACCGATCCGAAGACCTCCGTTCTCAACCGCTATCTGCAGAGCTGGGATTGCCACAATGTGTTCGTCATGGGCGCATCGGCCTACCCGCAGAACACGCAATATAATCCGACCGGTCCACTCGGTGCGCTGGCCTATTGGGCTGCGGATGCCATCCGCAATGATTATCTCAAAAATCCACGCCCGTTGATGTGA
- a CDS encoding MurR/RpiR family transcriptional regulator yields the protein MTVRDQIEAHSADFTATERRLSTTLLLDYPFAGLEPIHALAERAQTSAPSISRFVAKIGFQSFQDFQRHLIDELKQIQTSPVERKAMSKPMHGAYMASFLDRVAGILEESTQSISEAQFDRICQLLSDPKRSLYFIGGRMSDTLMQYMSRHLRQIRQKIYHLPSDPEMWPEYLLRMRAKDILVIADFRRYQPNLTHLARKAAEERKAHVVLITDRWMSPISRNASEILAVPINTDTLWDSYSGAFAVIEAILTNIADSHWETTKQRIEHWDSMRLDFGE from the coding sequence ATGACAGTTCGCGATCAGATCGAGGCCCATTCCGCCGATTTCACTGCAACGGAAAGACGCCTGAGCACGACACTCTTGCTGGACTATCCCTTTGCAGGCCTTGAGCCGATCCATGCCCTTGCAGAGCGCGCGCAAACCTCGGCTCCGAGCATTTCCCGCTTTGTTGCCAAAATTGGCTTCCAGAGTTTTCAGGATTTTCAGCGCCATCTGATTGACGAGCTCAAGCAGATCCAGACCTCTCCGGTTGAGCGCAAAGCCATGAGCAAGCCCATGCATGGAGCTTACATGGCCAGCTTTCTTGATCGTGTTGCGGGCATTCTGGAGGAGTCCACGCAGTCTATTTCCGAAGCGCAGTTTGACCGGATCTGCCAATTGCTGTCTGATCCGAAACGCTCGCTCTATTTCATCGGCGGGCGGATGAGCGACACGCTCATGCAATATATGTCCCGTCATCTACGCCAGATCCGCCAGAAGATCTATCACCTGCCCTCGGACCCGGAGATGTGGCCGGAATATCTGCTGCGTATGCGGGCCAAGGACATTCTCGTGATTGCGGATTTCCGGCGCTACCAGCCCAATCTGACGCATCTGGCGCGCAAAGCGGCCGAAGAACGCAAGGCGCATGTGGTTCTCATCACGGATCGCTGGATGTCGCCAATTTCGCGCAACGCGTCTGAGATTCTGGCGGTTCCGATCAATACCGATACGCTTTGGGATAGCTATTCAGGCGCCTTTGCCGTGATTGAAGCGATCCTGACGAATATTGCCGACTCCCATTGGGAAACAACCAAGCAACGCATCGAACATTGGGATTCGATGCGATTAGACTTTGGAGAATAA